In Phaeobacter porticola, one DNA window encodes the following:
- a CDS encoding SDR family NAD(P)-dependent oxidoreductase: MSPSKDLLGKHVVITGGGSGVGAALARVFAARGAHLSLLGRRLDPLEEIAAETGATPLICDVTDAKVVQDALNQARVQNGPVAVAIANAGAAPSKPFAKMDLADFEAALSVNLSGVFNLWQAVLPDMKTAGWGRMIAVASTAGLKGYPYVSGYCAAKHGVLGLTRALAQELACTGITVNALCPGFIDTPLLERSIRTIVSTTGMSEEQAAKSLRAGNPQGRFIQPEEVAEAALYLAGSAAASINGSALPITGGEI, encoded by the coding sequence ATGAGCCCGTCAAAGGATCTATTGGGAAAACATGTGGTGATTACCGGCGGCGGCTCTGGCGTTGGGGCCGCACTGGCACGGGTCTTTGCTGCGCGTGGTGCGCACCTTAGCCTGCTGGGTCGTCGGTTGGATCCGCTGGAGGAAATCGCTGCCGAAACAGGCGCGACCCCGCTGATCTGTGATGTCACGGATGCGAAGGTTGTTCAGGATGCGTTGAACCAAGCGCGGGTGCAGAACGGGCCGGTTGCGGTGGCGATTGCCAATGCGGGGGCGGCGCCGTCCAAACCCTTTGCCAAGATGGATCTGGCGGATTTTGAGGCCGCGCTGTCGGTCAACCTGTCGGGAGTGTTCAACCTGTGGCAAGCAGTACTGCCGGATATGAAGACGGCGGGCTGGGGGCGGATGATCGCGGTGGCCTCAACCGCCGGATTGAAGGGGTATCCGTATGTCTCGGGCTATTGTGCAGCCAAACACGGGGTGCTGGGGCTGACCCGGGCATTGGCGCAGGAACTGGCGTGCACGGGCATCACGGTGAATGCGCTGTGCCCCGGTTTTATAGATACGCCGCTGCTGGAGCGGTCGATCAGGACCATAGTCAGCACCACTGGCATGAGCGAGGAGCAGGCGGCAAAGTCGCTGCGTGCAGGCAACCCGCAAGGCCGATTTATTCAGCCCGAAGAAGTGGCCGAGGCGGCGCTGTATCTGGCGGGATCTGCGGCGGCGTCCATCAACGGCAGCGCGCTGCCCATTACCGGAGGTGAGATCTGA